In the genome of Planctomyces sp. SH-PL62, the window ACCAGGGCGATCCGGCCGGTCCGGGCCAGCTCCAGGATGCCATATTCGCGGACGGCGTCGATGAACGCCTCGACCTTCCGCTCCTGGCCCGAGATCTCGATCATCACCGCGTCCGGGCTGACGTCGACGATCCGGCCCCGGAAGATCTGCACCAGCGACTGGATCTCCATCCGGTTCGCCGGCGTGGCCTTGATCTTGATCAGCATCAGGTCGCGCTCGACGAAGTCCTCGCGGGAGATGTCGTGGACCTTGACGACGGTGACGATCTTCTCGAGCTGCTTGCGGACCTGCTCCAGATAGCGCTCGTCGCCCTTGACGACGACGGTGATCCGCGAGAGGACCGGGTTCTCGGTCTCGCCGACGGCCAGGCTGTCGATGTTGTAGCCCCGCGACGCGAACATCCCCGAGACGTGGGCCAGGACGCCCGGCTGGTTCTGCACCAGGGCGGAGAGGACGTGGCGGTTGCCCCGCGTCGGCGAGGGTTCCTTCGCGAGGTTCTTGGAGGACTGGGCGCCCGGTTCGTTTGCCATCACCACTTCCCCAGACCGGCGGCGCGACCGCCGATGCTCGTCGGCCGGAGGCCCGGCGACGTTTTCGCTTAGAGAGTTAGGAGTTTCCATGCAGCACGGGCGCGAGGGCGGGGCCTCGTCGACCCGTCCCCGCCGCAGTCCCGACGTGTCAGTGTACCATAGTCGCGCCGTCGCCGACACGTCCGCGAAAATCAGAGCCCCCCGGACGCCGAATGGTTCGGCGCCGGGGGGCGGGTCGATCGGCGTCGGTCAGTGGGCGTGGGGATCCTCGGCCGCCCCGCCGCCGGGGAAACCGCCCGGGAAGCCGCCGGGCCGCCCGGACCTCCCGGGAACCCGCCCGCGCCCGGGAAGCCGGCGGGCGCCCCCTCGGCCTTGGGCTTCTTGGGGACGACCAGCGCGGCGCGGTC includes:
- the ilvN gene encoding acetolactate synthase small subunit, producing MANEPGAQSSKNLAKEPSPTRGNRHVLSALVQNQPGVLAHVSGMFASRGYNIDSLAVGETENPVLSRITVVVKGDERYLEQVRKQLEKIVTVVKVHDISREDFVERDLMLIKIKATPANRMEIQSLVQIFRGRIVDVSPDAVMIEISGQERKVEAFIDAVREYGILELARTGRIALVRGVPRFDEPDAPAPTPVEDAEPMVHGHSEL